In one Sporichthyaceae bacterium genomic region, the following are encoded:
- a CDS encoding CGNR zinc finger domain-containing protein produces MRTVRPLAGEPLAMDLLNTVWTASRGPVDALADPADLRTWLDLEGIDSGATEPVQAALLRARAAIRAHAEASHSGSARAALNEVLRWGFRRQAVTADGVQTEQTVEDPARWAAWLAATNYVDLLARDPDRVRQCAHQACVLWFYDGSTRGGRRWCSMTGCGNRAKAARHYARTRTI; encoded by the coding sequence ATGAGAACCGTGCGTCCACTGGCCGGCGAGCCGTTGGCGATGGACCTGCTGAACACCGTGTGGACGGCCTCCCGCGGACCCGTCGACGCACTCGCCGACCCGGCCGACCTGCGAACCTGGCTGGACCTGGAGGGCATCGACAGCGGGGCGACCGAACCGGTGCAGGCGGCGCTGCTGCGCGCCCGGGCGGCCATCCGTGCGCACGCGGAGGCGTCGCATTCGGGATCCGCGCGTGCTGCGCTCAATGAGGTGCTGCGGTGGGGATTCCGCCGTCAGGCGGTGACCGCCGACGGTGTGCAGACCGAGCAGACGGTGGAGGATCCGGCGCGCTGGGCGGCCTGGCTGGCCGCCACCAACTACGTCGATCTGCTGGCCCGCGACCCGGACCGCGTCCGGCAGTGCGCGCACCAGGCCTGCGTGCTCTGGTTCTACGACGGCAGCACCCGTGGTGGGCGGCGGTGGTGCTCCATGACCGGCTGCGGCAACCGCGCGAAGGCTGCCCGGCACTACGCCCGCACCCGGACAATCTAA
- a CDS encoding DUF3352 domain-containing protein has protein sequence MEEYRGRNRWQVGLLSGALAVAVVAAGGAYALSRQLSGGGTQPEDVLRSGAVALAKVDLDPSLGQKLAVWQLSQKFPEAFNASSKDTVLSESVVNALLRGTPLSYATDVKPWLGDRAAIAVYPAPRKGANPELAFALQYTDLTAMTAALQKLDNSRHISWATRDGYVVVAEQPEQASAVLATDDAHAMSAQDSYRSDIATLGGDQLALGWADAAGLSAAELATIAHAATGTGADLLHSALAAKAVPSSGRIVVGLHADSSYLELVGRTLGAKGGGVAHSAGHDLAGAMPADSLAAISVTDVGAASSRISSLLGAEPAVGAAVKGLDKRYGLNVSGLLGAIFGKETAVALGPMHAKTPDVTLRTSGGNAKQVTSILGLLTAMVGDKFAKLRRTADGFVIGNNPNEVKAAAGTGHPLADIAAFKSAVPDAGGAGLVAYANIVGLIAQGVIAPADAKGLEHVQAVGLSSSGGDSPQFRLRLTVD, from the coding sequence ATGGAGGAGTACCGCGGCCGCAACCGTTGGCAGGTTGGCTTGCTCAGCGGTGCGCTCGCCGTCGCTGTGGTCGCCGCGGGTGGCGCGTACGCGCTGAGCCGGCAACTGTCCGGTGGCGGCACCCAACCCGAGGACGTGCTGCGCTCGGGCGCCGTCGCGCTGGCCAAGGTGGACCTGGACCCCTCACTCGGTCAGAAGCTCGCGGTCTGGCAGCTGAGCCAGAAGTTCCCGGAGGCGTTCAACGCGAGCAGCAAGGACACGGTGCTCTCCGAGTCCGTGGTCAACGCCCTGCTGCGCGGCACCCCGCTGTCTTACGCCACCGACGTCAAGCCGTGGCTGGGCGATCGAGCGGCGATCGCGGTGTACCCCGCCCCGAGGAAGGGTGCGAACCCCGAACTCGCCTTCGCGCTGCAGTACACCGACCTCACCGCGATGACCGCAGCGTTGCAGAAGCTCGACAACTCTCGGCACATCAGCTGGGCCACCCGGGACGGCTACGTGGTGGTGGCCGAACAGCCCGAGCAGGCCTCCGCAGTGCTGGCCACGGACGACGCGCACGCCATGAGCGCGCAGGACAGCTATCGCTCCGACATCGCCACGCTGGGCGGTGACCAACTTGCGCTGGGCTGGGCCGATGCGGCCGGGCTCAGCGCCGCGGAATTGGCCACCATCGCGCACGCCGCCACCGGCACGGGTGCGGATCTGCTGCACAGCGCGTTGGCCGCAAAGGCCGTGCCGAGCAGTGGCCGCATCGTCGTCGGCCTGCACGCCGACTCCAGCTACCTGGAGCTGGTCGGTCGCACACTCGGCGCGAAGGGCGGCGGCGTCGCGCACAGTGCCGGGCACGACCTGGCCGGGGCCATGCCCGCGGACAGTCTGGCCGCGATCTCGGTGACCGACGTCGGCGCCGCAAGCAGCCGGATCAGCAGCCTGCTCGGCGCCGAACCCGCCGTGGGCGCCGCGGTCAAGGGCCTGGACAAGCGCTACGGGCTGAACGTCAGCGGCCTGCTCGGCGCCATCTTCGGCAAGGAGACCGCGGTTGCGCTGGGTCCGATGCACGCCAAGACCCCGGATGTCACGTTGCGCACCAGCGGTGGCAACGCCAAGCAGGTGACCTCGATCCTCGGCCTGCTCACCGCCATGGTCGGCGACAAGTTCGCCAAGCTGCGGCGCACCGCGGACGGCTTCGTGATCGGCAACAACCCCAACGAGGTGAAGGCGGCGGCCGGCACCGGACACCCGCTGGCCGACATCGCGGCATTCAAATCCGCGGTGCCGGACGCCGGCGGAGCCGGCCTGGTCGCCTACGCGAACATCGTCGGACTCATCGCGCAGGGCGTGATCGCCCCGGCCGACGCCAAGGGCCTGGAGCACGTGCAAGCCGTCGGCCTGAGCAGTTCCGGCGGCGATAGCCCACAGTTCCGGTTGCGGCTCACCGTCGACTGA
- a CDS encoding response regulator transcription factor, whose amino-acid sequence MTVGMETDPQIPAEAGAVSVVLIDDHEVVLEGLTRTLERDGMTVAGAFADGDSAMVFLREHPVDLVVVDLRLQNRSGLAVVDAVHRMCPDTRIAVLTGFIDRAAASAAVHAGAGGFLLKDTPVDELARRLRGVATGTLIIDARVAGAVLRPEQRLLSVQELSILELVAEGLTNREIGARLHLSHYTVKDYLTRIMRKLGTRSRAETVARAVHQGLLAGGP is encoded by the coding sequence GTGACGGTCGGCATGGAAACGGATCCGCAGATTCCCGCGGAGGCGGGCGCGGTCTCGGTCGTGTTGATCGACGACCACGAGGTCGTTCTCGAGGGGCTCACCCGCACGCTGGAGCGGGACGGCATGACCGTGGCCGGCGCGTTTGCCGACGGCGACTCCGCGATGGTCTTCCTGCGCGAACATCCGGTCGACCTGGTGGTGGTTGACCTGCGGCTGCAGAACCGCTCTGGGTTGGCCGTGGTGGACGCCGTGCACCGGATGTGCCCCGACACCCGGATCGCGGTGCTGACCGGTTTCATCGACCGCGCCGCGGCCTCCGCGGCGGTGCATGCCGGCGCCGGTGGATTCCTGCTCAAGGACACCCCGGTGGACGAACTCGCGCGCCGACTGCGCGGGGTGGCCACCGGCACGCTGATCATCGACGCGCGGGTGGCCGGGGCGGTTCTGCGCCCGGAGCAACGGCTGCTGTCCGTACAGGAATTGTCGATCCTGGAGCTGGTTGCCGAGGGGTTGACCAACCGGGAGATCGGCGCCCGCCTGCACCTGAGCCACTATACGGTGAAGGACTATCTGACCCGCATCATGCGCAAGCTCGGCACCCGCTCGCGGGCGGAAACCGTGGCCCGCGCGGTGCACCAGGGGCTGTTGGCCGGCGGTCCCTAA
- a CDS encoding PaaI family thioesterase gives MSEPSGLADAANVGLLKVLGIVIESASGEEATISMEVGPEHLQAHGILHGGIHCTLVETAASIGGYLWLITQPGGGRVAGVNNNTDFLRSFTGGRVVATATPIHRGRTQQLWLVLVADAQGKPLARGQVRLHNFAS, from the coding sequence ATGAGCGAGCCATCGGGTCTGGCCGACGCGGCCAATGTCGGACTGCTGAAAGTACTCGGCATCGTCATCGAGTCGGCCAGTGGCGAGGAAGCGACGATCTCGATGGAGGTCGGTCCGGAGCACCTGCAGGCCCACGGCATCCTGCACGGCGGCATTCATTGCACGCTGGTGGAAACCGCGGCCAGCATCGGCGGTTATCTCTGGCTGATCACCCAGCCGGGCGGCGGGCGGGTGGCCGGGGTGAACAACAACACGGACTTCCTGCGCTCGTTCACCGGCGGCCGAGTGGTGGCCACCGCGACCCCGATCCACCGTGGCCGCACGCAACAACTCTGGCTGGTGCTGGTCGCCGACGCACAGGGGAAGCCGCTGGCCCGCGGCCAGGTCCGGTTGCACAACTTCGCGAGTTAG